ATCAAGGTCATCGATTTCTGGCTGGGTATGGGGGTGGATGGTCTCCGGCTGGATGCCGTACCCTACCTCTTCGAACGGGAGGGAACGAACTGCGAGAATCTGCCGGAGACCCACCACTTTCTGAAGAAGCTCCGGAGCCACGTGGACGAACGCTTTCCCCAGGCCATGTTGCTGGCGGAGGCCAACCAGTGGCCCGAGGACGCCGTCAGCTACTTCGGCGAAGGCGACGAGTGCCATATGGCCTTCCACTTCCCCATCATGCCCAGGCTCTTCATGTCCCTGTGGATGGAAGACCGCTTCCCCGTTATGGATATCCTGGAACAGACGCCGCCGATCCCCGACAGCTGCCAGTGGGCGCTCTTTCTGCGCAATCACGACGAGCTGACACTGGAGATGGTCACCGACGAGGAACGGGACTACATGTACCGGGTCTACGCCAAGGACCGTCAGGCCCGGATCAACCTGGGCATACGGCGCCGCCTTGTCCCCCTGCTGGGGAAGAACAGGCGGCTGGTGGAGCTGATGAACGTGCTGCTCTTCTCGCTCCCCGGGACACCGATCATCTACTACGGCGACGAGATCGGCATGGGGGACAACTACTTCCTGGGCGACAGGAACGGCGTTCGGACACCCATGCAGTGGTCGCCCGACAGGAACGCCGGCTTTTCCATGGCCAATCCTCAGAAACTCTATCTTCCACTGATCCTCGACCCCGACTACCACTACGAGGTGGTGAACGTGGAGAACCAGGAACACAACCTCTCCTCTCTCCTCTGGTGGACACGGCGGGTCCTCTCCACGCGGCGACAGTACCGCGCCTTCAGCCGCGGCGGGACCTCCTTTCTGCGGCCCAAAAACCACAAGGTCATCGTCTTCATCAGGGAATGCGAGGGAGAATCCATACTGGTGGTGGTGAACCTCTCGCGCTTCGCCCAGGTGGTGGAGCTGGACCTCTCGGACTATGCAGGATGCTCGCCTGTGGAGGTAATGAGCGGAGCCGGATTCCCGATTATCAAAAAGGACGAGCCCTACGTGCTCACTATGGGCTTCCACGACTACTTCTGGTTTCTCATCAAAGAGGAGGAAGAGCGCGACGCGTACCAGGCCAAACCACAGGATCTCCCCCAGTTGCAGCTGGGCACGACCTGGAACAACAGACTGCCCGGGAAATTCCTGGAGAGCCTCTCCAGCGTTTTGCCGGCCTACTTCAGGAACGCCCGCTGGTTCGGCGGCAAGAACCGCACCATGCGACGGACCGTCATCCAGGAGGATATCCTGCTGCCCGGCGAGGAGGGCAGGCACCACATCCTTCTGGTGCGGGTCACCTTCACCGAAGGGCTCTCCGAGAACTATACCCTTCCACTGGCGGTAGCCCTGGGGGAACAGGGCCACAGGATTCAGGAACAGTCACCGGAATCCATCATCACCAGAATGGACTATCGGGGAGAAACGGGCTATCTGATCGACGGCAGTTACGACGACACCTTCCGCCGCGACCTGCTGGCCTTCCAGTCGCGACGGCACCGGACCAGAACACGGGAGGGGTCGTTCTTCTCCCGGCCCAGCACACAGCTACGCTCCATGCTGCCTGAAGGCGAATGGAAGACCTCTCTCCTCAGGGCCGACCAGAGCAACAGCTCCTATCTGCTGAACGACGCCCTCTTTTTCAAGCTCTTCCGCAAGGTGGAAGAGGGCATCAATCCGGAGGTGGAGCTGCTCTCCCACCTCACCGAGAAGACCCGTTTCGCCCATGTCCCGCGGTATGGAGGGACACTGGTCTATCGACATCCCAAAAAAGGCGACTTCTACCTGGGG
This portion of the Synergistales bacterium genome encodes:
- the treS gene encoding maltose alpha-D-glucosyltransferase — encoded protein: MAQTATAPITKETLWYKDAVIYQLHVKSFADSNGDGIGDFRRLEQKLGYLRDLGVTAVWLLPFYPSPLRDDGYDIADYYGVHPDYGTLRDFKRFLRKAHSMNLKVITELVINHTSDQHPWFQRARQARPGTTRRNFYVWSDTPDRFNEARIIFQDFETSNWAWDNEARAYYWHRFYSHQPDLNFDNPKVQKEIIKVIDFWLGMGVDGLRLDAVPYLFEREGTNCENLPETHHFLKKLRSHVDERFPQAMLLAEANQWPEDAVSYFGEGDECHMAFHFPIMPRLFMSLWMEDRFPVMDILEQTPPIPDSCQWALFLRNHDELTLEMVTDEERDYMYRVYAKDRQARINLGIRRRLVPLLGKNRRLVELMNVLLFSLPGTPIIYYGDEIGMGDNYFLGDRNGVRTPMQWSPDRNAGFSMANPQKLYLPLILDPDYHYEVVNVENQEHNLSSLLWWTRRVLSTRRQYRAFSRGGTSFLRPKNHKVIVFIRECEGESILVVVNLSRFAQVVELDLSDYAGCSPVEVMSGAGFPIIKKDEPYVLTMGFHDYFWFLIKEEEERDAYQAKPQDLPQLQLGTTWNNRLPGKFLESLSSVLPAYFRNARWFGGKNRTMRRTVIQEDILLPGEEGRHHILLVRVTFTEGLSENYTLPLAVALGEQGHRIQEQSPESIITRMDYRGETGYLIDGSYDDTFRRDLLAFQSRRHRTRTREGSFFSRPSTQLRSMLPEGEWKTSLLRADQSNSSYLLNDALFFKLFRKVEEGINPEVELLSHLTEKTRFAHVPRYGGTLVYRHPKKGDFYLGLLQNQVPNHGTAWTFMLEQVDLFLDYLLSLGPEQQPDFPSGKPLLDLRGESRGYHELLGEFCSEMIWLLGCRTAEMHLAFSASPKDGAFAPEPFSKLYQRAMYQSMRGLARKTLLALGDIQGHLDREVGELAQQAMDQEDAILGRMARILEHRIDSSKIRIHGDYHLGQVLFTGKDFVIIDFEGEPARPVSERRLKRSPFRDIAGMIRSFHYASQTVLLKRQSMLAVESDELQRWASQWYRLAGAIFLDAYLETADRSIFIPDDKNSLAVLLDAFILEKAVYEVGYEMNNRPDWLAVPLKGIGQLLSAEPQGGNDHDRQ